A single Branchiostoma floridae strain S238N-H82 chromosome 11, Bfl_VNyyK, whole genome shotgun sequence DNA region contains:
- the LOC118426312 gene encoding NADPH--cytochrome P450 reductase-like isoform X2: MTDMDPDETQSVPLPAATEEEPFLGMTDIFLVCMILGLTIYWWFFRDRKAAATPQQLVKPLTVVPLSTASRDPSFINRMKKTKKNVAVFYGSQTGTAEEFAGRLARDCIRYGLKGFAVDPEECEMEELTRMGEVESSFALFCLATYGEGDPTDNAQEFFDWLQEDHDLSELRYAVFGLGNKTYEHFNAMGIFVDKRLEEMGAVRLCTAGMGDDDANIEEDFVTWRETLWPAVCEHFGIESVGEEGVMRQYTLEKHEDINQNEIFTGEPTRLNSLTQQKPPYDAKNPYMSSVKVNRELHKGGDRSCMHIEFDISGSRIRYEAGDHVAVYATNDPSMVEEIAHLLNVNLDEVFTLNNVDDEAAKKHPFPCPTTYRTALLHYVDITHPPRTNVLHDIIDYASDPKDREFLTRITASAGKKEFAEWVTESHRDILQILKDLPSLKPPLDHLCELLPRLHARYYSISSSPKEHPERIHITAVLVDYHSKIDRRIKGVATNWLATKIPNGPDGPRVPIYVRKSPFRLPFKTTTPVIMIGPGTGLAPFRGFIQERHHAKAEGKPIGDTVLFSGCRKKSEDYIYQEELEGYEGDGTLSQLNMAFSRDQAQKVYVQHLIKQKSESVWNLLNDGAHLYVCGDARHMAHDVDMVLHEIVEKNGNMTQSQAKDFIKGLRNKGRYACDVWS; the protein is encoded by the exons ATGACAGACATGGACCCTGACGAGACACAGTCCGTGCCGTTGCCGGCGGCAACAGAAGAGGAGCCGTTCCTCGGAATGACGGACATCTTCCTGGTGTGCATGATCCTGGGGCTCACCATCTACTGGTGGTTCTTCAGGGACAGGAAGGCCGCCGCCACGCCTCAACAGCTCGTCAAGCCTCTCACTGTTGT TCCACTGTCAACTGCAAGCAGAGATCCAAGCTTTATCAACCGCATGAAGAAAACG aaGAAGAATGTAGCAGTGTTTTACGGCTCCCAGACGGGCACTGCGGAGGAGTTTGCCGGCAGACTGGCGCGGGACTGTATACGCTACGGGCTGAAGGGATTCGCTGTAGACCCAGAGGAGTGTGAAATG GAGGAGCTGACCAGAATGGGGGAGGTAGAGAGCTCCTTTGCTCTCTTCTGTCTGGCGACTTACGGTGAGGGCGACCCAACAGACAATGCACAGGAGTTCTTCGATTGGCTACAGGAGGACCACGATCTCAGCGAGCTCAGATATGCT GTGTTTGGGTTGGGAAACAAGACCTACGAGCACTTCAATGCCATGGGAATTTTTGTGGACAAGAGGCTTGAAGAGATGGGTGCTGTCAGACTCTGTACAGCCGGAATGGGGGACGATGATGCAAA TATTGAGGAGGACTTTGTAACGTGGAGAGAGACCTTGTGGCCAGCGGTGTGCGAACACTTCGGTATCGAATCCGTGGGAGAGGAGGGAGT GATGAGGCAGTACACACTGGAGAAACACGAGGACATCAACCAGAACGAGATCTTCACGGGAGAGCCCACCCGACTCAACTCACTTACACAGCAGAAACC accCTACGATGCCAAGAACCCGTACATGTCATCTGTCAAGGTGAACCGAGAGCTGCACAAGGGAGGGGACCGGTCCTGCATGCACATCGAGTTTGACATCTCAGGATCCAGGATCAG GTACGAGGCAGGTGACCACGTGGCCGTATACGCAACCAACGACCCCTCCATGGTGGAGGAAATCGCTCATCTCCTCAACGTCAACCTGGACGAAGTCTTCACTCTAAACAACGTGGATG ATGAGGCAGCCAAGAAGCACCCGTTCCCGTGCCCAACAACATACCGCACCGCCCTCCTGCACTATGTGGACATCACCCACCCCCCGCGCACCAACGTCCTCCACGACATCATCGATTACGCCTCCGACCCCAAGGACAGGGAGTTCCTCACCAGGATCACTGCATCCGCTGGAAAG AAAGAGTTTGCTGAGTGGGTGACGGAGAGCCACCGTGACATCCTGCAGATTCTGAAGGACCTGCCGTCCCTCAAGCCGCCCCTGGACCACCTGTGTGAGCTGCTGCCGCGCCTGCACGCCCGCTACTACTCCATATCATCCTCACCGAAG GAGCATCCCGAGAGAATCCACATCACTGCTGTCCTGGTGGACTACCACAGTAAGATTGACCGCAGGATAAAGGGCGTGGCCACCAACTGGCTCGCCACCAAGATCCCCAACGGCCCCGACGGCCCCCGCGTCCCCATCTACGTCCGCAAGTCGCCGTTCCGCCTCCCGTTCAAGACCACGACCCCCGTCATCATGATCGGACCCGGGACCGGGCTGGCGCCATTCCGAGGGTTCATCCAGGAGAGGCATCATGCCAAGGCCGAAG GCAAACCAATCGGAGACACCGTGTTGTTCTCGGGCTGCCGTAAGAAGTCGGAGGACTACATCTACCAGGAGGAGTTGGAAGGATACGAGGGAGACGGGACGCTTTCGCAGCTCAACATGGCGTTCTCCCGCGACCAGGCACAGAAGGTGTACGTTCAGCACCTCATCAAACAGAAGTCTGAGTCGGTCTGGAATCTGCTGAACGATGGGGCACATCTGTATGTGTGCGG AGACGCCCGTCACATGGCGCACGACGTGGACATGGTCCTCCACGAGATCGTGGAGAAGAACGGAAACATGACTCAGAGCCAGGCCAAGGACTTCATCAAGGGGCTCAGGAACAAGGGCAGATACGCCTGCGACGTCTGGAGCTAA
- the LOC118426312 gene encoding NADPH--cytochrome P450 reductase-like isoform X1, with protein sequence MNCTSNLTILKEGISCINKAIMTDMDPDETQSVPLPAATEEEPFLGMTDIFLVCMILGLTIYWWFFRDRKAAATPQQLVKPLTVVPLSTASRDPSFINRMKKTKKNVAVFYGSQTGTAEEFAGRLARDCIRYGLKGFAVDPEECEMEELTRMGEVESSFALFCLATYGEGDPTDNAQEFFDWLQEDHDLSELRYAVFGLGNKTYEHFNAMGIFVDKRLEEMGAVRLCTAGMGDDDANIEEDFVTWRETLWPAVCEHFGIESVGEEGVMRQYTLEKHEDINQNEIFTGEPTRLNSLTQQKPPYDAKNPYMSSVKVNRELHKGGDRSCMHIEFDISGSRIRYEAGDHVAVYATNDPSMVEEIAHLLNVNLDEVFTLNNVDDEAAKKHPFPCPTTYRTALLHYVDITHPPRTNVLHDIIDYASDPKDREFLTRITASAGKKEFAEWVTESHRDILQILKDLPSLKPPLDHLCELLPRLHARYYSISSSPKEHPERIHITAVLVDYHSKIDRRIKGVATNWLATKIPNGPDGPRVPIYVRKSPFRLPFKTTTPVIMIGPGTGLAPFRGFIQERHHAKAEGKPIGDTVLFSGCRKKSEDYIYQEELEGYEGDGTLSQLNMAFSRDQAQKVYVQHLIKQKSESVWNLLNDGAHLYVCGDARHMAHDVDMVLHEIVEKNGNMTQSQAKDFIKGLRNKGRYACDVWS encoded by the exons ATGAACTGCACCAGCAACTTAACGATTCTAAAGGAGGGTATAAGTTGTATAAAC AAAGCGATCATGACAGACATGGACCCTGACGAGACACAGTCCGTGCCGTTGCCGGCGGCAACAGAAGAGGAGCCGTTCCTCGGAATGACGGACATCTTCCTGGTGTGCATGATCCTGGGGCTCACCATCTACTGGTGGTTCTTCAGGGACAGGAAGGCCGCCGCCACGCCTCAACAGCTCGTCAAGCCTCTCACTGTTGT TCCACTGTCAACTGCAAGCAGAGATCCAAGCTTTATCAACCGCATGAAGAAAACG aaGAAGAATGTAGCAGTGTTTTACGGCTCCCAGACGGGCACTGCGGAGGAGTTTGCCGGCAGACTGGCGCGGGACTGTATACGCTACGGGCTGAAGGGATTCGCTGTAGACCCAGAGGAGTGTGAAATG GAGGAGCTGACCAGAATGGGGGAGGTAGAGAGCTCCTTTGCTCTCTTCTGTCTGGCGACTTACGGTGAGGGCGACCCAACAGACAATGCACAGGAGTTCTTCGATTGGCTACAGGAGGACCACGATCTCAGCGAGCTCAGATATGCT GTGTTTGGGTTGGGAAACAAGACCTACGAGCACTTCAATGCCATGGGAATTTTTGTGGACAAGAGGCTTGAAGAGATGGGTGCTGTCAGACTCTGTACAGCCGGAATGGGGGACGATGATGCAAA TATTGAGGAGGACTTTGTAACGTGGAGAGAGACCTTGTGGCCAGCGGTGTGCGAACACTTCGGTATCGAATCCGTGGGAGAGGAGGGAGT GATGAGGCAGTACACACTGGAGAAACACGAGGACATCAACCAGAACGAGATCTTCACGGGAGAGCCCACCCGACTCAACTCACTTACACAGCAGAAACC accCTACGATGCCAAGAACCCGTACATGTCATCTGTCAAGGTGAACCGAGAGCTGCACAAGGGAGGGGACCGGTCCTGCATGCACATCGAGTTTGACATCTCAGGATCCAGGATCAG GTACGAGGCAGGTGACCACGTGGCCGTATACGCAACCAACGACCCCTCCATGGTGGAGGAAATCGCTCATCTCCTCAACGTCAACCTGGACGAAGTCTTCACTCTAAACAACGTGGATG ATGAGGCAGCCAAGAAGCACCCGTTCCCGTGCCCAACAACATACCGCACCGCCCTCCTGCACTATGTGGACATCACCCACCCCCCGCGCACCAACGTCCTCCACGACATCATCGATTACGCCTCCGACCCCAAGGACAGGGAGTTCCTCACCAGGATCACTGCATCCGCTGGAAAG AAAGAGTTTGCTGAGTGGGTGACGGAGAGCCACCGTGACATCCTGCAGATTCTGAAGGACCTGCCGTCCCTCAAGCCGCCCCTGGACCACCTGTGTGAGCTGCTGCCGCGCCTGCACGCCCGCTACTACTCCATATCATCCTCACCGAAG GAGCATCCCGAGAGAATCCACATCACTGCTGTCCTGGTGGACTACCACAGTAAGATTGACCGCAGGATAAAGGGCGTGGCCACCAACTGGCTCGCCACCAAGATCCCCAACGGCCCCGACGGCCCCCGCGTCCCCATCTACGTCCGCAAGTCGCCGTTCCGCCTCCCGTTCAAGACCACGACCCCCGTCATCATGATCGGACCCGGGACCGGGCTGGCGCCATTCCGAGGGTTCATCCAGGAGAGGCATCATGCCAAGGCCGAAG GCAAACCAATCGGAGACACCGTGTTGTTCTCGGGCTGCCGTAAGAAGTCGGAGGACTACATCTACCAGGAGGAGTTGGAAGGATACGAGGGAGACGGGACGCTTTCGCAGCTCAACATGGCGTTCTCCCGCGACCAGGCACAGAAGGTGTACGTTCAGCACCTCATCAAACAGAAGTCTGAGTCGGTCTGGAATCTGCTGAACGATGGGGCACATCTGTATGTGTGCGG AGACGCCCGTCACATGGCGCACGACGTGGACATGGTCCTCCACGAGATCGTGGAGAAGAACGGAAACATGACTCAGAGCCAGGCCAAGGACTTCATCAAGGGGCTCAGGAACAAGGGCAGATACGCCTGCGACGTCTGGAGCTAA